From a region of the Mesomycoplasma ovipneumoniae ATCC 29419 genome:
- the rplJ gene encoding 50S ribosomal protein L10, whose product MNAFRQKKAEIITEIRDLLEKSSSLAIAEYRGLSVAELESLRQELKKSGVFTRIYKNRLFKIAADELGFSNLKSELVGPNLFAFGLEDPIAPAKIITKVAKDQPLLILKGGIYEKSVVTPQENTAIASLPNYTEAITMLASSLQAPLKQLAFGLKLLIDEQKITA is encoded by the coding sequence TTGAACGCTTTTCGCCAAAAAAAGGCAGAAATAATTACTGAAATTAGAGATTTACTCGAGAAATCTTCTTCTTTAGCAATTGCTGAATATCGCGGACTTTCAGTTGCTGAACTAGAAAGTTTGCGTCAGGAACTAAAGAAATCAGGTGTTTTTACTAGAATTTATAAAAATCGACTTTTCAAAATTGCAGCAGATGAACTCGGTTTTTCTAATCTAAAATCAGAATTAGTGGGTCCAAATTTATTTGCTTTTGGTCTAGAAGACCCAATTGCACCCGCTAAAATTATTACAAAAGTCGCAAAAGATCAACCTTTATTAATTTTAAAAGGTGGGATTTATGAAAAAAGTGTTGTTACACCGCAAGAAAATACCGCTATTGCTTCACTTCCAAATTACACCGAAGCAATTACAATGCTTGCTTCTTCTCTTCAAGCCCCACTGAAACAATTGGCTTTTGGACTTAAATTATTAATAGATGAACAAAAAATAACTGCATAA
- the rplL gene encoding 50S ribosomal protein L7/L12 produces the protein MAKITKEQFIESLKEMTIKEVMEFVDALKEEFGVDPSAVAVAAAPEAAAEVKSEVKLTLKAAGQQKVAVIKVIKDMLGLSLMDAKKLVDAAPSVIKEAIKPEEAEEYKAKLVEAGAEVSID, from the coding sequence ATGGCTAAAATTACTAAAGAACAATTCATCGAGTCATTGAAAGAAATGACAATTAAAGAAGTAATGGAATTTGTTGATGCTCTTAAAGAAGAATTTGGGGTAGATCCTTCTGCTGTTGCTGTTGCAGCTGCTCCAGAAGCTGCCGCTGAAGTAAAATCTGAAGTTAAATTAACTCTAAAAGCAGCAGGACAACAAAAAGTTGCTGTTATAAAAGTTATTAAAGATATGCTTGGATTAAGTTTGATGGATGCTAAAAAACTTGTTGATGCAGCACCTTCTGTCATAAAAGAAGCAATAAAACCTGAAGAAGCTGAGGAATACAAAGCTAAACTAGTAGAAGCCGGAGCTGAAGTTTCTATTGATTAA
- a CDS encoding DNA-directed RNA polymerase subunit beta, translated as MNQLFKLKSYGIGTQRRFYGKTNNTLETPDFLDSLRESFDWFLSTGIAQAFDKIFPIVSSNGKLEIKFRPDSIRVEKPENEYLAIREAKIKGKTYAARVYVTLVKIQVEDGEMEEQEILLSEFPFMTQGGTFIINGFEKVIVSQLIRSPGVCFRENVRNRQADDLFNKVEIIPQLGSWMEIFHKVTGNQVDTVKFRVDKHKNIPLMAFLKSLGFTNETIRKYFGNSPELQESIRRHKIDSIDENLESIYRIIRKDDRVTEEGLKNLIPSIIFNERRYNLSATGRYMLNSKLNLIDRISQTYLAEDLVNKEGEILYQKGLYISRSIAIEIQEKFNNSEFELSTIEGVDSSIYARQLQISRNERLGERIYVAIVKVWPNKKAMIQETEPVSVIATDPSLTETTLVLSDIIAIVSYYFNLLHNLGKNDDPDSLINKRIVSVGELLQNQFLIALTKIEKNSKERISSKSDLSQLTVKSIINNKPIYNQFKNFFNSSKLSQFMDQINPLGETANKRRVTSLGPGGLNRDTAQFEVRDVHATHYGRICPVETPEGQNIGLILNFSVFSRTNKYGFIMTPYYKVTNRVVDFSKVHWLTAAEEFGLSFAQSSIEIDENNKIIADKLTVRKNQTYLVLDANQVDYIDVSSMQMTSISASAIPFLENNDANRALMGSNMQRQAVPLIKPEAPLVATGIEADIARFSATNIRAVEDGKVIFVDAKKIVVSSENSTKTYFLRAFEKSNQETLILQKPTVKVGDFVKKGQLICDGPSTENGELALGKNVLVAFSTWYGYNYEDAIIISEKLVKDDVFTSIHIQEQTIKFRSSKAGNDILTAEVPNASARSRAHLDANGIVIVGSEVDTGDILVGRTSPKGEDNPTAEEKLMAAIWGKKALAQKDTSLRVKNGEGGTVIDVQILSRDQGDNLEEGVGMLVKILIAQKRKIKVGDKMAGRHGNKGVVSVVLPVEDMPFLEDGTPIDIVLNPQGVPSRMNIGQVLELHLGMAAKKLDTKFVTPVFDGIKIDTIQDLFKEANIPQSGKFKLIDGITGQPFENPVSVGYMYMLKLQHMVDDKMHARSIGPYSLTTQQPLGGKSQNGGQRFGEMETWALESFGAASVLSELLTYKSDNIQGRNLLYNNIISGGQIPRPGTPESFNVLAYELRGLLIKLEVHKKHLFDEPEVEAPNNLEFAEIPSEIIDEYDEFPGEGRRQIDYNDDQYDFDEENIDFD; from the coding sequence ATGAACCAATTATTTAAATTAAAATCTTATGGCATAGGAACCCAGCGCCGTTTTTACGGAAAGACAAATAATACACTAGAAACGCCAGATTTCTTAGATTCCTTGCGTGAATCTTTTGACTGGTTTTTAAGCACTGGAATTGCACAAGCATTTGATAAAATTTTTCCAATTGTTTCTTCAAACGGTAAATTGGAAATTAAATTTCGTCCTGATTCAATTAGAGTTGAAAAACCTGAAAATGAATATTTAGCAATCCGTGAAGCTAAAATTAAAGGTAAAACTTACGCTGCTAGAGTTTATGTTACTCTAGTTAAAATTCAAGTTGAAGATGGTGAAATGGAAGAACAAGAAATTTTACTTTCTGAATTTCCATTTATGACCCAAGGCGGAACTTTTATTATAAATGGCTTTGAAAAAGTTATTGTTTCACAATTAATTCGCTCTCCAGGTGTTTGTTTCCGTGAAAATGTTCGAAATCGTCAAGCTGATGACCTTTTTAATAAGGTCGAAATTATCCCGCAACTTGGTTCATGAATGGAAATTTTCCACAAAGTTACTGGAAACCAAGTTGACACAGTTAAGTTTCGTGTTGATAAACATAAAAACATCCCTTTAATGGCGTTTTTAAAAAGTCTTGGCTTTACAAACGAAACAATTCGTAAGTATTTTGGAAATTCACCAGAATTACAAGAATCAATTCGCCGTCACAAAATCGACTCAATTGACGAAAATCTTGAGTCAATTTATCGTATTATTCGTAAAGATGACCGTGTTACTGAAGAGGGCCTAAAAAACCTAATTCCGTCAATTATTTTCAATGAAAGACGTTATAATCTTTCTGCAACAGGTCGTTACATGTTAAATTCAAAGTTGAATTTAATTGACCGAATTTCTCAAACTTATCTTGCTGAAGACTTAGTAAATAAAGAAGGCGAAATTTTATACCAAAAAGGACTTTACATTAGTCGCTCAATTGCTATTGAAATTCAGGAAAAATTTAATAACTCTGAGTTTGAACTCTCCACAATTGAAGGTGTAGATTCAAGTATTTATGCTCGCCAATTACAAATTAGCCGTAATGAACGTCTTGGTGAAAGAATTTATGTTGCCATTGTAAAAGTTTGACCAAACAAAAAAGCGATGATTCAAGAAACTGAACCTGTAAGCGTAATTGCAACAGATCCAAGTTTGACCGAAACTACCTTAGTTTTATCAGATATAATCGCAATTGTTTCATATTACTTTAATTTGCTGCACAATTTAGGGAAAAATGACGATCCTGATTCATTAATTAATAAAAGAATCGTTAGTGTTGGTGAACTTTTACAAAATCAGTTTTTAATTGCCCTTACTAAAATTGAAAAAAACAGTAAGGAAAGAATTTCTTCAAAATCTGACTTATCACAGCTAACTGTAAAGTCAATTATCAACAACAAACCAATTTATAATCAGTTTAAAAATTTCTTTAACTCCTCAAAGTTATCACAATTTATGGATCAAATTAATCCTTTAGGAGAAACTGCCAACAAAAGACGGGTGACTTCACTTGGTCCAGGTGGTCTAAATCGTGATACTGCCCAATTTGAGGTTCGGGATGTTCATGCAACTCATTATGGTCGTATTTGTCCTGTTGAGACTCCTGAAGGACAAAATATCGGTCTAATTCTTAACTTTTCAGTTTTTTCACGCACAAATAAATACGGTTTTATAATGACTCCTTATTATAAAGTCACAAATCGCGTTGTTGATTTTAGCAAAGTTCACTGACTAACTGCAGCCGAAGAATTTGGACTTAGTTTTGCTCAGTCTTCAATCGAAATTGACGAAAATAACAAAATTATTGCCGACAAATTAACCGTTCGTAAAAATCAGACATATCTTGTTCTTGATGCAAATCAAGTCGATTATATCGACGTTTCTTCAATGCAAATGACCTCAATTTCGGCCTCAGCAATTCCTTTCTTGGAAAATAATGATGCTAACCGTGCACTTATGGGTTCAAACATGCAACGTCAAGCCGTTCCACTGATTAAACCAGAGGCACCACTAGTTGCAACAGGAATTGAAGCAGATATTGCCCGTTTTTCAGCAACAAATATTCGTGCCGTTGAAGATGGAAAAGTTATTTTTGTTGATGCAAAAAAAATCGTTGTCAGTTCCGAAAATTCAACAAAAACCTATTTTTTACGGGCTTTTGAAAAATCAAACCAGGAAACACTAATTTTACAAAAACCAACTGTAAAAGTTGGTGACTTTGTTAAAAAAGGTCAACTAATTTGTGATGGTCCGTCAACCGAAAATGGTGAACTTGCTCTTGGTAAAAATGTCCTTGTCGCTTTTAGTACTTGATATGGCTACAATTACGAAGATGCGATCATCATTAGCGAAAAGCTCGTAAAAGACGACGTTTTTACCTCAATTCACATTCAAGAACAGACAATAAAGTTCCGTTCATCTAAGGCAGGAAACGACATTCTAACTGCTGAAGTGCCAAATGCTTCGGCCAGATCACGAGCTCATCTTGATGCAAATGGGATTGTAATTGTTGGTTCAGAAGTTGACACTGGTGACATTTTAGTCGGAAGAACTTCGCCAAAAGGAGAAGACAACCCAACAGCCGAAGAAAAATTAATGGCTGCAATTTGAGGTAAAAAAGCACTAGCACAAAAAGATACCTCACTCCGGGTAAAAAACGGTGAAGGTGGAACCGTAATTGATGTCCAAATTCTTTCTCGAGATCAAGGTGATAATCTTGAAGAAGGTGTTGGAATGCTGGTCAAAATTTTGATCGCCCAAAAAAGAAAAATAAAAGTGGGCGACAAAATGGCTGGACGCCACGGAAATAAAGGTGTTGTTTCTGTTGTTCTTCCAGTTGAAGACATGCCATTTTTAGAAGACGGAACACCTATTGACATTGTCTTAAATCCCCAAGGTGTGCCATCACGTATGAATATCGGTCAAGTTTTAGAACTTCATCTTGGTATGGCAGCAAAAAAACTTGATACAAAATTTGTCACCCCTGTTTTTGATGGTATCAAAATTGACACCATTCAAGATTTATTCAAAGAAGCTAACATTCCTCAGTCAGGAAAATTTAAATTAATTGACGGAATTACAGGTCAACCTTTTGAAAATCCAGTTTCAGTTGGCTACATGTACATGCTTAAATTGCAGCATATGGTCGATGATAAAATGCATGCAAGATCAATTGGTCCTTATTCTTTGACAACCCAACAGCCCTTAGGTGGAAAATCACAAAACGGTGGACAAAGATTCGGGGAAATGGAAACTTGAGCGCTTGAGTCTTTTGGAGCTGCTTCTGTTTTATCAGAACTTTTAACTTATAAATCTGATAATATTCAAGGTCGAAATTTACTTTATAATAATATAATTTCCGGTGGACAAATTCCGCGGCCAGGAACACCTGAGTCATTCAATGTTTTGGCTTATGAACTTCGTGGACTTTTAATTAAACTGGAAGTTCACAAAAAACATCTCTTTGATGAACCAGAAGTTGAGGCACCAAATAATCTTGAATTTGCCGAAATTCCATCTGAAATTATTGACGAATATGATGAATTTCCCGGTGAAGGACGTCGTCAAATTGACTACAACGACGATCAGTATGACTTTGATGAAGAAAACATCGATTTTGACTAA